In Lachnospiraceae bacterium, one DNA window encodes the following:
- the thiS gene encoding sulfur carrier protein ThiS translates to MVTVNGEEKNAAGKIIYAYLLEEGYDTSRVVVEQNLTIIPQDQLENTMIKEGDQLEILCFVGGG, encoded by the coding sequence TTGGTAACGGTCAACGGAGAAGAAAAAAATGCAGCTGGAAAAATAATATATGCATACCTTCTGGAAGAAGGATATGATACAAGCCGCGTGGTAGTGGAACAGAATTTAACGATCATTCCTCAGGATCAGCTTGAAAATACGATGATCAAAGAAGGCGACCAGCTTGAAATACTTTGTTTTGTAGGAGGAGGCTGA
- the thiH gene encoding 2-iminoacetate synthase ThiH: MNEENQVYFVDSDKLPEEALKRKHRLEQDPTFRTNHMEYMEGMEVIQSDIKDKVEAAMKAFDYDAYTASDVERALSHETCSIEDFKALLSPAAAPYLEAMARKAEEITKNHFGNTVYIFTPIYIANYCQNYCIYCGFNCYNNIRRKKLTTEEIEHEMQVIAKTGMEEILILTGESRAYSDVKYIGEAVKIARKYFRNIGIEIYPVNVDEYKYLHECGVDYVTVFQETYNTDKYETLHLMGHKRVWPYRFDAQERALMGGMRGAGFSALLGLDDFRKDALATALHVYYINRKYPYAELSLSCPRLRPIVNNDKINPRDVGEKELCQVLCAYRIFLPFAGITVSSRESAAFRNGITKICATKVSAGVSTGIGDHEEKYEGKEDADVGDEQFEINDGRSFASMYEDMEKGGLQPVLNDYIYV, encoded by the coding sequence ATGAACGAAGAAAACCAGGTTTATTTTGTGGACAGTGACAAGCTGCCGGAAGAAGCATTAAAACGGAAACATCGCTTGGAGCAGGATCCTACGTTCCGCACAAACCATATGGAATATATGGAAGGAATGGAAGTGATCCAGTCTGACATCAAGGATAAAGTGGAAGCGGCCATGAAAGCTTTTGATTATGATGCCTATACAGCATCAGATGTAGAGCGGGCGCTGTCCCATGAAACATGTTCCATTGAAGATTTTAAGGCACTTTTATCCCCGGCAGCAGCACCTTATCTGGAAGCCATGGCAAGAAAGGCAGAGGAGATCACGAAAAACCATTTTGGGAATACTGTATATATTTTTACTCCTATTTACATTGCCAATTACTGCCAGAATTACTGTATTTACTGCGGTTTTAACTGCTATAATAACATCCGCAGAAAGAAGCTGACCACTGAAGAAATCGAGCATGAGATGCAGGTGATCGCAAAGACCGGTATGGAAGAGATACTGATCCTCACAGGAGAAAGCCGGGCTTATTCTGATGTAAAATATATTGGAGAAGCAGTAAAGATCGCCAGAAAATATTTCCGCAATATCGGTATTGAGATCTATCCTGTGAATGTGGATGAATATAAATATCTCCATGAATGTGGTGTGGATTATGTGACTGTATTCCAGGAGACTTATAATACAGATAAGTATGAAACACTGCATCTTATGGGACATAAACGTGTGTGGCCATACCGTTTTGATGCCCAGGAGCGGGCTCTTATGGGCGGCATGAGAGGCGCAGGTTTTTCTGCACTGTTAGGTCTGGATGATTTCAGGAAGGATGCTTTGGCAACGGCTCTTCACGTGTATTATATTAACCGGAAATACCCTTACGCTGAGTTGTCCTTAAGCTGCCCAAGACTGCGTCCGATCGTTAATAATGACAAGATCAACCCAAGAGATGTAGGGGAAAAAGAGCTTTGCCAGGTTCTCTGCGCATACCGTATTTTCCTGCCATTTGCAGGCATCACTGTTTCCAGCCGGGAGAGCGCTGCTTTCAGAAATGGTATTACCAAGATCTGTGCAACAAAGGTATCTGCCGGTGTATCTACAGGCATTGGAGATCATGAGGAGAAATACGAGGGTAAGGAAGATGCAGACGTAGGAGATGAGCAGTTTGAGATCAACGACGGCCGCTCCTTTGCCAGCATGTATGAAGATATGGAAAAAGGCGGTCTGCAGCCGGTGTTAAATGATTATATTTATGTATAA
- a CDS encoding PTS transporter subunit IIBC — MSRNEEGKKILFLSPLTGRSVSLEEVPDPVFSQKIIGDGMAVIPSDGRIVSPVDAQVVSVADTAHAYGLKTEDGIELLIHAGLETVSLKGECFKVHVKQGDTVKAGDVLAEMDLKFLEERKLNPITPVLICGGMEGKILVKSQPGQVEAGKSELLTVAAKPEEAKAQESERTESERTEAERTEENQKAVSESEQEKKKLSINFDFLQKLGKVLMAVIAVMPAAGLMISIGKLVQMTGADMSMIFTVGSTMESIGWAIINNLHILFAVAIGGSWAKERAGGAFAAVIAFILINVITGALFGITSDMLADPEAVTHTLFGKEILVNGYFTSVLGAPALNMGVFVGIISGFVGGIIYNKYYNYRKLPDALAFFNGKRFVPMVVILWSVIISAVLAVVWPVIQGGINAFGVWIAGSSTTSPVLAPFIYGTLERLLLPFGLHHMLTIPMNYTSFGGTYEIMTGVNAGSKVFGQDPLWLAWVNDLINFKNAGDMAAYTNLLTTVTPARFKVGQMIGATGLISGIALAMYKRVDPDKRDKYRSMFLSTVLAVFLTGVTEPLEFMFMFCALPLYLVYAVLQGCAFAMAGIIHLRLHSFGNLEFFTRIPMSVKAGLTGDLINFVICVIAFFVIGYAVAYFMIGKFHFATPGRLGNYTDDGAEEEENNSTGKGGSPKKDSQAERIIALLGGRENIVLVDACMTRLRVTVKDVDKVAELPAWKAEGALGLLKKDKGIQAVYGPKADVLKSDINDIL; from the coding sequence ATGAGCAGAAATGAAGAAGGTAAGAAAATCCTGTTCCTGTCACCGCTGACAGGAAGGTCAGTATCGTTGGAAGAAGTTCCAGATCCGGTCTTTTCACAGAAGATCATAGGAGACGGAATGGCTGTCATTCCATCAGATGGCAGAATCGTAAGTCCGGTGGATGCACAGGTAGTATCTGTAGCAGACACAGCTCACGCGTATGGTTTGAAAACAGAAGATGGTATAGAACTTCTGATCCATGCAGGTCTTGAAACAGTATCATTAAAAGGGGAGTGTTTTAAGGTACATGTAAAGCAGGGGGATACTGTAAAAGCAGGAGATGTGCTTGCAGAGATGGATCTCAAATTCCTAGAAGAAAGAAAGCTTAATCCCATTACACCGGTTCTGATCTGTGGCGGAATGGAAGGAAAAATACTGGTAAAGAGCCAGCCAGGACAGGTAGAAGCCGGAAAGAGTGAACTTTTGACAGTGGCAGCAAAGCCAGAAGAAGCAAAAGCGCAGGAATCAGAAAGAACAGAATCAGAAAGAACAGAGGCAGAAAGAACAGAAGAGAACCAGAAAGCAGTATCAGAGTCAGAGCAGGAAAAGAAAAAGCTGTCCATCAACTTTGACTTTTTACAGAAGCTGGGAAAAGTACTGATGGCAGTTATCGCAGTTATGCCTGCAGCAGGTCTGATGATCAGTATTGGAAAGCTGGTCCAGATGACAGGAGCCGATATGAGTATGATCTTCACGGTGGGAAGCACTATGGAGAGCATTGGTTGGGCCATCATCAATAACCTGCATATTCTTTTTGCAGTAGCTATCGGTGGTTCCTGGGCAAAGGAGAGAGCCGGCGGCGCCTTTGCAGCAGTGATCGCATTTATCCTGATCAATGTAATTACAGGAGCGTTGTTTGGAATTACTTCTGACATGCTGGCAGATCCGGAGGCAGTTACCCATACACTGTTTGGAAAAGAAATCCTTGTAAATGGTTACTTTACATCTGTTTTAGGTGCCCCGGCATTAAATATGGGTGTATTTGTAGGTATCATATCCGGTTTCGTAGGAGGCATTATTTATAATAAGTATTATAACTACAGGAAACTTCCAGATGCACTGGCATTTTTCAATGGAAAACGTTTTGTACCTATGGTAGTGATCCTCTGGTCTGTGATCATTTCCGCTGTTTTAGCTGTTGTATGGCCGGTGATCCAGGGCGGTATCAATGCATTTGGTGTATGGATCGCAGGTTCTTCCACAACATCACCGGTGCTGGCACCATTTATCTATGGTACTTTGGAACGTCTGCTCCTGCCATTCGGACTTCATCATATGCTGACTATTCCTATGAATTATACCTCCTTTGGCGGTACTTATGAGATCATGACAGGTGTAAATGCAGGAAGCAAGGTGTTTGGACAGGATCCGTTATGGCTTGCATGGGTGAATGACCTGATCAACTTCAAAAATGCAGGAGACATGGCTGCATATACAAATCTTCTTACAACAGTTACACCGGCCCGTTTTAAAGTTGGACAGATGATCGGTGCTACCGGACTTATCTCAGGTATTGCCCTTGCAATGTATAAGAGAGTAGATCCAGATAAAAGAGATAAATACAGATCCATGTTTTTATCCACTGTACTTGCTGTATTTTTAACAGGTGTAACAGAACCACTGGAATTCATGTTTATGTTCTGTGCACTGCCATTGTATCTGGTTTATGCAGTACTTCAGGGCTGTGCATTTGCAATGGCTGGTATCATCCATCTGCGTCTTCACTCTTTTGGAAACCTGGAATTTTTCACCCGTATCCCAATGTCTGTGAAAGCAGGGCTGACAGGGGATCTGATCAATTTCGTGATCTGTGTGATCGCATTTTTTGTGATCGGATATGCAGTTGCTTATTTTATGATCGGCAAGTTCCATTTTGCAACACCGGGACGTCTTGGAAATTATACAGATGACGGGGCAGAAGAGGAAGAAAATAACAGCACAGGAAAAGGCGGCAGCCCAAAGAAGGATTCCCAGGCAGAACGGATCATCGCTCTTTTAGGCGGCAGGGAAAATATTGTTTTAGTAGATGCCTGCATGACAAGACTTCGTGTAACAGTAAAAGATGTAGATAAGGTTGCGGAGCTTCCGGCATGGAAAGCAGAGGGAGCTTTAGGGCTTTTAAAGAAGGATAAAGGGATCCAGGCAGTTTATGGACCAAAGGCAGATGTGCTGAAATCAGATATTAATGACATCTTATAA
- a CDS encoding thiazole synthase: MEDKLVLGGKEFNSRFILGSGKYNINLIKAAVEQGGAEIITLALRRANTQEKENILDHIPEGVTLLPNTSGARNAEEAVRIARLSRAMGCGDFVKVEIMRDTKYLFPDNYETVKATEILAKEGFIVLPYMNPDLNVARDLQSAGAAAVMPLAAPIGSNKGLATKAMIQVLIDEIDLPIIVDAGIGKPSQACEAMEMGAAAVMANTAIATAGDVPAMANAFKLAIEAGRKAYLTGMGRVLARGGSASDPLTGFLR, encoded by the coding sequence ATGGAAGATAAACTGGTTCTTGGGGGAAAAGAATTTAACAGCCGTTTTATTTTAGGCTCCGGTAAATACAACATTAATCTGATCAAGGCTGCAGTAGAACAGGGCGGTGCAGAAATCATTACCCTGGCTTTAAGACGGGCAAATACCCAGGAAAAGGAAAACATTTTAGATCATATCCCGGAAGGAGTCACACTGCTTCCCAATACTTCCGGTGCCAGAAATGCAGAAGAAGCTGTACGCATAGCCAGACTGAGCCGTGCCATGGGCTGCGGGGATTTTGTAAAAGTTGAGATCATGCGGGATACAAAATACCTGTTCCCGGATAATTATGAAACTGTAAAAGCGACAGAGATCCTTGCAAAAGAGGGTTTTATTGTTCTGCCATATATGAACCCGGACTTAAATGTGGCAAGAGATCTGCAAAGTGCAGGTGCAGCAGCAGTTATGCCCCTGGCAGCCCCTATCGGAAGTAACAAGGGACTGGCAACCAAAGCCATGATCCAGGTGCTGATCGATGAGATCGACCTGCCTATCATCGTAGACGCAGGTATCGGCAAACCTTCCCAGGCCTGTGAGGCAATGGAAATGGGTGCTGCGGCAGTTATGGCAAATACTGCTATTGCAACAGCCGGGGATGTGCCTGCCATGGCAAATGCTTTTAAGCTGGCTATTGAAGCAGGAAGAAAAGCTTACCTTACAGGAATGGGAAGAGTCCTGGCAAGAGGCGGCAGTGCATCTGATCCGCTTACAGGATTTTTACGTTAG
- a CDS encoding ABC transporter substrate-binding protein: MRNSKRWLAAILAGAMIAVTGCAGNTASKQETTAAQTTAAETTAEETTAAKTTAEAKEGETTTFVDDLGREVELELPITRACVANRYNNELIRAVGAGDAVVGVDQYTSQDPVYWPQFGEDETFGKDEYDYEKIVALDPQVLVVPKNGKVEESVDKLESFGIKVVVITGWDNSDVPKQIRLCGELFGKQEQAEELVDFYQKPVDYINQQLKQVTDRKKVYWEYGNDYSTCIPGTSNDGWHNMILMAGGINIFGDASLAGKDIDPEQILTEDPDLIVKIYAGKNVIGNSGVFTAPPQEEFAEKAEEMLERPGWKDLKAVKEGNFYINTAFMNGGLGKMIGAAYMAKWLYPDLMTDLDPDAIFTQWMKYQGFEPNAPHYYHVPAQG, encoded by the coding sequence ATGAGAAACAGCAAGAGATGGCTGGCAGCGATCTTAGCAGGTGCTATGATCGCAGTAACAGGATGCGCAGGAAACACTGCATCTAAACAGGAGACCACAGCAGCGCAAACAACCGCGGCAGAGACAACAGCAGAGGAAACAACTGCTGCAAAGACCACTGCAGAGGCAAAAGAGGGAGAAACAACCACATTCGTAGATGACCTGGGAAGAGAAGTAGAACTGGAGCTTCCAATCACCCGTGCCTGCGTTGCAAACCGTTATAATAACGAGCTAATCCGTGCCGTTGGCGCTGGTGATGCAGTAGTAGGTGTAGATCAGTACACCTCTCAGGATCCGGTATACTGGCCACAGTTTGGTGAAGATGAAACATTCGGAAAAGATGAGTATGATTACGAGAAGATTGTTGCATTAGATCCTCAGGTGCTGGTAGTTCCAAAGAACGGCAAAGTAGAAGAGTCTGTTGATAAATTAGAGTCCTTTGGCATTAAGGTAGTTGTTATTACAGGATGGGATAACTCTGATGTTCCAAAGCAGATCCGTCTTTGCGGCGAACTGTTTGGAAAGCAGGAGCAGGCAGAAGAACTGGTTGACTTTTATCAGAAACCAGTTGACTATATCAACCAGCAGTTAAAGCAGGTAACAGACCGCAAGAAAGTTTACTGGGAATATGGCAATGATTACAGCACCTGTATTCCAGGAACTTCTAACGATGGCTGGCACAACATGATCCTTATGGCTGGCGGTATTAATATTTTTGGTGATGCTTCCTTAGCTGGTAAGGACATTGATCCAGAGCAGATCTTAACAGAAGATCCAGACCTGATCGTAAAGATCTATGCTGGTAAAAATGTAATCGGAAACAGCGGTGTATTTACAGCACCACCACAGGAAGAATTTGCTGAGAAGGCGGAAGAAATGCTTGAACGTCCAGGCTGGAAGGATTTAAAGGCTGTTAAGGAAGGAAACTTCTATATTAATACAGCATTTATGAACGGCGGTCTTGGAAAGATGATCGGAGCTGCTTACATGGCAAAATGGCTGTATCCGGATCTGATGACTGACTTAGATCCAGATGCTATCTTTACCCAGTGGATGAAGTATCAGGGCTTTGAACCAAACGCACCTCATTATTATCACGTACCTGCACAGGGTTAA
- a CDS encoding ABC transporter ATP-binding protein, producing the protein MEDRREAGYVITNGNPTGTERKTESKTENKMGNVNGSGIVMGTPADLEVSGIKFHYGKREILKGTGFQARRGEVCLLLGANGAGKTTLLKCINGLLKASDGTVKWLGKDTAPLSLREKARIFGYVPQNTQAGLSLTVMETVISGRLPFSRGKTGKEDVEKSAQVLEQFGLSDYAFRQMGQLSGGERQRILIARALAGDPQVLLLDEPTSSLDLRYQYEVMEFLVKVSREKNLAVVAVIHDLNLALDFADRVALLHDGHVLAEGATKEVITPDRIEKAYGIRAAIHNLEDRWIVLPEKSS; encoded by the coding sequence ATGGAAGATAGAAGGGAAGCTGGATATGTGATCACAAATGGAAATCCCACTGGAACTGAAAGAAAAACTGAAAGCAAAACTGAAAATAAAATGGGAAATGTCAATGGATCAGGAATTGTAATGGGAACACCGGCAGATCTGGAAGTTTCCGGTATAAAATTCCATTACGGTAAAAGAGAAATCTTAAAAGGAACCGGTTTCCAGGCCAGACGTGGGGAAGTATGTCTGTTGTTAGGCGCCAATGGAGCAGGAAAGACCACCTTATTAAAATGCATCAACGGTCTTTTAAAAGCTTCTGACGGAACTGTAAAATGGCTGGGAAAAGACACAGCGCCTCTTTCTCTCAGAGAAAAAGCAAGGATCTTCGGATATGTTCCCCAGAACACACAGGCTGGCTTAAGCCTTACAGTTATGGAAACGGTTATTTCCGGCCGTCTTCCGTTTTCAAGGGGAAAAACAGGAAAAGAGGATGTGGAAAAAAGTGCCCAGGTGCTAGAGCAGTTTGGTCTGTCTGACTATGCTTTCAGGCAGATGGGACAGCTAAGCGGCGGCGAACGCCAGAGAATCCTCATCGCCAGGGCACTGGCAGGAGATCCCCAGGTACTTCTTTTAGACGAACCTACCAGCAGCCTGGATCTTCGCTATCAGTACGAGGTCATGGAATTTCTGGTAAAAGTAAGCCGGGAAAAGAACCTGGCAGTAGTAGCGGTGATCCATGATTTAAACCTGGCTCTTGATTTTGCGGACCGGGTGGCATTATTACACGATGGCCACGTACTGGCAGAAGGAGCAACAAAAGAAGTGATCACACCGGACCGGATCGAAAAAGCCTATGGGATACGGGCTGCGATCCATAACTTAGAAGACCGGTGGATCGTATTGCCGGAAAAATCGTCATAA
- a CDS encoding iron ABC transporter permease yields MRADNNQEKRDLAGDYLRRARRKNILLAVLLLALLVMAVWAACLGVAKLTPDRIIVTWLPSFTGMFKGVMPLDAKEQNVLLMLRFPRIAAAVIAGAGLGIAGAGMQAITGNPMASPFTTGLSSAAAFGAALMILFGGFPLWMQKGATVAAAFAMSVICAIVVYTVASYKQLRPEALVLTGIALNYLFNALNSTMQFVANEQQLPAIVHWSFGSLTAVTWSDIAIMLFFFAAAFPVFMSQAWAFNLLDDGGDETARALGVNVKRTRLLCGGAVTLLTASVVSFTGIIGFVGLVAPHMARMLIGGDYRHLLPYSAVTGAFLVLAADTLGRNAFSPTTVPVGIVVSYVGVPLFLYLILRERRKSL; encoded by the coding sequence ATGAGGGCGGATAATAACCAGGAAAAGAGAGATTTAGCAGGCGATTATCTGCGAAGAGCCAGGAGAAAGAACATTCTTCTGGCTGTTCTTTTATTAGCGCTGCTGGTGATGGCTGTATGGGCTGCCTGCCTGGGGGTGGCAAAGCTGACACCAGACCGTATAATCGTAACATGGCTTCCTTCTTTTACGGGAATGTTTAAAGGAGTGATGCCCTTAGATGCAAAAGAGCAGAACGTACTTCTTATGCTGCGTTTTCCAAGAATCGCGGCAGCTGTGATCGCAGGAGCCGGACTGGGGATTGCAGGAGCTGGTATGCAGGCTATTACAGGAAACCCTATGGCCAGTCCTTTTACAACAGGTCTTTCCAGTGCAGCAGCGTTTGGAGCGGCACTTATGATCCTGTTTGGCGGCTTTCCATTGTGGATGCAAAAGGGAGCTACTGTAGCGGCTGCTTTTGCCATGTCTGTGATCTGTGCCATTGTTGTTTATACAGTGGCGAGCTACAAACAGCTCCGTCCGGAAGCATTGGTACTGACAGGCATTGCTTTAAATTATCTGTTTAATGCCTTAAACTCCACTATGCAGTTTGTGGCAAATGAGCAGCAGCTTCCTGCTATTGTACACTGGTCCTTTGGAAGCCTTACAGCTGTAACATGGTCTGATATTGCCATTATGCTTTTCTTCTTTGCAGCAGCTTTTCCTGTATTTATGAGTCAGGCGTGGGCATTTAACCTGTTGGATGATGGGGGAGATGAAACTGCAAGAGCTTTAGGGGTTAATGTTAAACGCACCAGACTGCTTTGCGGTGGTGCAGTAACTTTACTTACAGCATCGGTAGTCAGTTTTACCGGCATTATTGGTTTTGTTGGTCTGGTAGCACCTCACATGGCACGTATGCTCATTGGAGGTGATTATCGTCATCTTCTTCCTTATTCTGCAGTAACAGGGGCATTTTTAGTACTGGCGGCAGATACACTGGGAAGAAACGCCTTTTCACCTACTACAGTGCCTGTGGGTATCGTTGTTTCCTATGTAGGTGTTCCATTATTTTTGTATCTTATCCTTCGTGAAAGGAGGAAGAGTTTGTGA
- a CDS encoding endonuclease/exonuclease/phosphatase family protein — MKILTLNTHSLAEENATEKMQLFSGIIEQEQPEIMAFQEVNQTMAEPFINEKEVSGYQPVNGYEGKMRRDNYAASLVDELRKKGLFYYWTWIPVKVGYDKYDEGMAIFSQNPIHSSCVFNLSNTNDYYNWKTRKALGIHTEKGWFFTVHMGWWKDEEEPFKAQWESFSENIRKLTDKKETSLWVMGDFNSPASVRGEGYDLVSGSGWKDTWKLAKKKEEGFTAPPKIDGWKEADQTSPKQGMRIDYIWHWGDINIEESRILCNGKREPVVSDHYAVMIETGK, encoded by the coding sequence ATGAAGATCCTTACGTTAAATACACACAGTCTGGCAGAAGAAAATGCTACAGAAAAAATGCAGCTGTTTTCCGGTATCATAGAACAGGAACAGCCGGAGATCATGGCATTTCAGGAAGTAAACCAGACCATGGCAGAACCATTTATAAATGAAAAAGAAGTCTCTGGTTATCAGCCGGTAAATGGTTATGAAGGGAAAATGCGCCGGGATAACTATGCAGCTTCTCTGGTAGATGAGTTAAGAAAAAAAGGCCTTTTTTATTACTGGACATGGATTCCGGTAAAAGTGGGATATGATAAATATGATGAAGGAATGGCAATATTTTCCCAAAATCCCATTCATTCTTCCTGTGTATTTAATTTAAGTAATACAAATGATTACTATAACTGGAAAACCAGAAAAGCTTTAGGCATACACACAGAAAAGGGTTGGTTTTTTACAGTACATATGGGCTGGTGGAAAGATGAAGAAGAACCTTTTAAGGCCCAGTGGGAATCTTTTTCAGAAAATATCCGGAAATTAACAGATAAAAAAGAGACATCCCTGTGGGTCATGGGAGATTTTAACAGTCCTGCTTCTGTAAGGGGAGAAGGCTACGATCTTGTAAGTGGAAGTGGCTGGAAAGATACATGGAAGCTTGCAAAAAAGAAAGAGGAAGGCTTTACAGCACCGCCAAAGATCGATGGTTGGAAGGAAGCAGACCAAACATCGCCTAAGCAGGGAATGCGCATCGACTACATCTGGCATTGGGGAGATATTAATATAGAAGAATCCCGCATTTTATGTAACGGAAAAAGAGAACCGGTGGTTTCAGATCATTATGCAGTTATGATAGAAACCGGTAAATAA
- the thiF gene encoding sulfur carrier protein ThiS adenylyltransferase ThiF has translation MTDIQEKMQALIRREELDRAFDARFPREMKEKFSKARVAVAGLGGLGSNIAVMLARSGVGHLLLVDFDTVDVTNLNRQMYMIPHLGRPKAEALPDILCQINPYLEYTSICIKVTPDNVKELFMAYPIVCEAFDKPDQKAMLVREVLGQCPETTVVSGNGMAGFGDTNDIQTRQMMRRLYVCGDQKTDVGNGIGLMAPRVAACAAHQANKVLQLILQS, from the coding sequence ATGACAGACATACAGGAAAAAATGCAGGCCCTGATCAGGAGAGAAGAACTGGACCGGGCCTTTGATGCAAGATTTCCACGGGAAATGAAAGAAAAGTTCTCAAAAGCCCGTGTGGCAGTAGCCGGTCTTGGAGGCCTTGGGTCTAATATAGCGGTAATGCTTGCAAGGAGCGGGGTGGGACACCTGCTTTTAGTAGATTTTGATACAGTGGATGTGACCAATTTGAACCGGCAGATGTATATGATCCCACATCTGGGAAGACCAAAGGCAGAGGCATTGCCGGATATACTTTGCCAGATCAATCCTTATCTGGAATATACGTCCATTTGCATAAAAGTCACACCGGATAATGTAAAAGAATTATTCATGGCGTATCCTATTGTCTGTGAAGCATTTGACAAACCTGATCAGAAGGCCATGCTGGTAAGAGAGGTTTTAGGACAGTGCCCGGAAACCACCGTAGTATCCGGAAATGGAATGGCTGGTTTCGGTGATACAAACGATATACAGACCAGACAGATGATGAGACGCCTTTATGTGTGTGGAGACCAGAAAACCGATGTAGGAAACGGGATCGGTCTTATGGCTCCAAGAGTGGCAGCCTGTGCCGCACACCAGGCAAATAAGGTATTGCAGCTGATCTTGCAGTCATAA
- a CDS encoding LacI family DNA-binding transcriptional regulator: MAVTIKDVAALAGVSSSTVSRTCKNNPSISEETKEKVRRAMAQLGYEPNFQASNLASKNSRTIGIILPVSAKEAYENPFYLEAIRGVSQLCNKRQYINTVITGESEEEILQVIKTMARSGQVDGFIVLYSRQDDPIADFLYNEGFLYVLVGKAYAHANQTIYIDNDNLLASQEATEYLYQMGHRRIGYIGTDTSMIFSADRKSGYQTALLQHNILPRTDYCVEMAASEKDSAPLRCLLSIPDRPTAVVVSDDILAVTLERVCLEMGLSIPQDLSIVSFNNSLFARLTSPQLTSVDINSFQLGSEAAAQMINHIEDPSLPATKILVPHHMVERDSCCPPKNNIL, encoded by the coding sequence ATGGCAGTTACTATAAAAGACGTAGCAGCTCTTGCAGGTGTATCTTCTTCTACTGTATCCAGAACCTGCAAAAACAATCCATCTATAAGCGAAGAAACAAAAGAAAAAGTACGCCGTGCCATGGCACAATTAGGATATGAACCCAATTTTCAGGCCAGCAACCTGGCTTCCAAAAATTCCCGCACCATCGGGATCATTCTGCCCGTTTCTGCCAAAGAAGCATACGAAAACCCATTTTATCTGGAAGCTATCCGCGGGGTCAGCCAGCTGTGCAACAAGCGGCAGTATATTAATACAGTGATCACAGGTGAAAGCGAAGAAGAGATCCTTCAGGTGATAAAGACCATGGCTCGCAGCGGCCAGGTAGATGGGTTTATTGTCCTGTATTCCCGTCAGGATGACCCTATTGCCGATTTTCTCTATAATGAAGGCTTTCTTTATGTGCTGGTGGGAAAAGCCTATGCCCATGCAAACCAGACTATCTACATTGATAATGATAACCTTCTGGCATCTCAGGAAGCCACTGAATATCTATACCAGATGGGTCACAGGCGGATCGGCTACATTGGAACTGACACATCCATGATCTTCTCTGCTGACCGCAAAAGCGGTTATCAGACTGCCCTTTTGCAGCATAATATCCTTCCAAGAACGGATTACTGTGTAGAAATGGCTGCATCAGAAAAAGACAGCGCACCTTTACGCTGTCTTCTCTCTATACCAGACCGTCCCACTGCTGTTGTAGTCAGTGATGATATCCTGGCTGTAACCCTGGAACGTGTCTGCCTTGAAATGGGGCTTTCCATACCACAGGATCTTTCCATTGTATCTTTTAATAACTCTTTATTTGCAAGGCTTACCTCTCCCCAGCTTACTTCGGTAGATATCAACTCCTTCCAGCTGGGATCAGAAGCTGCTGCCCAGATGATCAACCATATTGAAGATCCCAGTCTTCCTGCTACCAAGATCCTGGTGCCTCACCATATGGTAGAGAGGGACAGCTGCTGTCCGCCAAAAAACAACATATTATAA